CATGTTGATTCTCTTCGGCGTCGAGGTGGTGATAGGTGTCTTCGTGCCGTTCTTCATGTTCCTGCAACAAAGAGTGCGCAGCGACAACCGGCTCCGGGCCATCGCAGCCGGTCTGGTCATCTTCGGCCTGGTGGTCAACCGCTTCAACGTCTCCATGTACGGCATGATCCACGAAGGGGCAGCCTACGTGCCGTCGCTCCTGGAGACGATGGTGACCATCGGCATCATTGCCGCGGAGATTCTCTTCTTCGTCCTCATCGCCAAGTACTTCCCCATTTTCGAGCACCATCCGGAGACGGTAGATTACTCCCTGCCGGACAAATTCCGCAAGGTGGAGAAGGGCGTAGTGGCGGTGGAAAGCTGACTGTTCCCTCTCCAGGAGGACCCATAGGGCCTAAAGGAGAGGGCCAGGGGGAGGGGGAAGAATGCCACTGCTGTTTCCCCTCATCCGGCCTGCGGCCACCTTCTCCCCGGGGAGAAGGGTTAGGAGCTTCACTTTTAGCTTTTAAATGGAACCGTCATGAATTTCATCGACCTCAGCAATCAAAGTACCAATGTTACCGGCGTCATCCTGGCCGGTGGCGCCTCCAGCCGCATGGGGAGCAATAAGGCGCTCCTCCCTTACCGGGGCGGGCGATTCATCGAGGCGATTCATCGGCAGCTTGCCCGGCACTTTGCCGAGATCATTGTCGTCACCAATACGCCACAGCAGTACTCGTTCCTGCCTTGTCGAACGGTCTGCGACCTGTTCCCCGGCATGGGGGCGCTGGCCGGCATCCATGCCGGGCTCTTCCACAGCACCACTCCGGCCATCTTTGCCGTCGCCTGCGATATGCCCTACCTGGATGACGAACTGATACGCTACCTCACCAGTCGCTATAATCCGGCCGGGGTTGTGATTCCCGAAAGCGACGGCGGCCTTGAACCACTCCATGCGGTCTATGGGCGCGGCTGCCTGGGGGGCATGGAAAAGAGCCTCGCGGCAGGTAAAAAGCGGGTAGTCTCTTTTTTCGATGGGGTTCCCGTGGAGGTCGTGCCGGCCGGTCTGGTGGCCTGTTTCGACGGTGGGTTCAATTCCTTCCGCAACATCAATACCCCCGCCGACTACTTCAGTCTGCGCGGGGAGCAGACGGTCGTTCACAGCAGTGACAACAGCAGCGCCATAAGCAAAAGGAGAGAGTAATGTTCGGATTCGGCATGCCCGAAGTTATAGTCATAGGCATAATCGCCCTGGTGGTGGTTGGCCCGTCGAAACTGCCCCAGTTGGGTCAGGCCCTGGGGAGCAGTATCAGGAACTTCAAGAAAGCCAGCCAGGGCGAGGATATGGCGAAGATCGAGAAGGAGTAAGGGGAGGGGAGGTCGTTTTCGCCGCTGAGCCGTTGGGAATGCAAATTGCTATACCTTTTGCCAAGTTACAGTGTTTATCAATGTATTGGCGGGGCGGAATGACAAGGCTTCTTATATGTAAAATCCACCTGGCGGCGCTGCTGCTGGTGCTGATGGCGGGGCGCGGCAATGCCGTGGCAGCCACGACCGATCTGTTTGTCAACCAGGCTATAGCGCGGTACCTGGCAGCTGGGCGCGTTGCGCCTGCGGTGAAGGAAAATCTCGACCGGGACGGCTTGGCCGAGGTCCTGGCTGTGCTGGCCGATGACGACATGGAGTCCCAAGTGGCGCTGCTTCGTCAAGGCCAGAGGCCGGGGGTGGATTCGGCCGAGTTGGTCAGCGAAAAGGCACGTCTGTATAAGGTTAAAAAGCGGAGTATTCTTGCTCCCCTGCCCATGGACGGTTACGAACAGCTCCAGGAATTCGAACATGCGCCGGTGCTGCACCTCCGTGTCAATGCTGCCGGTCTGGCCGTGCTGTTGGAGAATCCGGAGGTGGTTGCCGTCAGTGAGAACCGTGCCCATCGCCACCATTTATCCCAGAGCCTGCCGTTGATCAGGGCCGCTCAGGCCCAGGCCATGGGTGCGACTGGGGCGGGTACGGCGGTGGCGGTGCTCGATACCGGGGTCGACTACACTCGCAGCGCTTTCGGTGGCTGCTCGGCGCCCGGGGTTCCCTCATCATGCAAGGTAATTTACGCCCAGGATATTGCCCCCAGCGATGGGCAGTTGGACGGCAACGGCCATGGCAGTAACGTGGCGGGGATCATCCTCGGGGTAGCTCCGGAAACGGGTATCATCGCTTTGGATGTATTCCGCACCGATGGTTATGCTTACACCTCCGACCTCTTGAGTGCCCTCAACTGGGCACTCTCCAACCGAGCCACCTACAATATCGCTGCCGTCAACATGAGCCTGGGGGGAGGGAGCTACAGCGCCGTCTGCAGCAGCGATCCCCTTGCCTCGATAGTCAACAACCTGCGAAACGCCGGGGTGGCGTCGGCCATTTCCTCGGGGAATGAGGCCTACAACGGTTCCATGGCCTCGCCGGCCTGCGTGCCTGCTGCCGTTTCGGTGGGAGCGGTATACGACTCCAATATGGGTTCCATATCCTGGGCCGGCTGCACCGACGCCACCACGGCTGCCGACAAGGTTACCTGCTTCACCAACATGGCCGATTTCCTGACTATCCTGGCTCCCGGCGCCTTGATTAACGCAGCGGGTTACACCTATGGCGGCACTTCCCAGGCGGCGCCCCACATCGCCGGTGTTGTGGCGGCCATGAAAAGTGCCCATCCCTCTCTGACCGTCAACGACTTGGTGAGCAGGCTGACCTCCACCGGCCAGTCTGTTTCCACAAAGCGACTGGGAACCACCTATGTGAAACCGCGGGTCAATCTGGAAGCGGCCATGCAGTACCCCAGAATCGTTATGCCTGCAGGGCCCCAGGATTACGGCTACCATCCCCAGGGGAGCTCGACTATCAGGACGCTTACTATAGGCAACAACGGCACAACCGATCTGCAGCTGGGCACCTTGAACCTGTCCGGCACCGATGCCGATCAGTTCCTCATTCAGAACGACAGCTGTTCAGGGCGGGCCGTGGCCCCCATTGCCACCTGCACCTTCGACCTGGTCTTTCAGCCTTCCCGTGGCGGCGATTTCCTCGTCTCCCTGTCCATCCCCTCCAACGACCCCGATTTACCCCAGGGTATGATCTCCTTGAGCGGTTCATCATTGGCACGCTACCAGCTGACTGTCTCCCCGAGCGGCAACGGCACCGTTACCAGCCAGCCGGACGGCATTGCCTGCGGCGCTTCCTGCAGCGCCCAATTCGTCATGGGAACGGTGGTCACTCTTACGGCGTTGCCGGCAGCCGATTCCATCCTGTCCGGCTGGGGTGGTGCCTGCAGCGGGAGCGGGCCCTGCCAAGTGAACATGAACGGCCCCTTGACCGTTTCTGCCGCCTTTACCACCAAGCCCCCCGTGGCGCTTTCCGGTGCGCCTGAAAACTATTTCACCTCCCTGTCCGACGCCTATGCCGCAGCTCCCGACGGCAGCACCATCCAGGCCAAGGCTGCCACCTTCACGGAAAGCCTGCTCCTGCAAAGGAATGTGGCGGTGACGCTGGCCGGCGGCTACGATTCGGCCTACGGAGCAGTTGTGGGGATGACCGTGGTGAATGGAGACCTGACAATCAGCGCCGGCTCGGTCACGGTCCAGGGGCTGACGTTGCAGTAGCAAAGCCCTTTTCCCTTTACCTGCCCGACAGGTGAGTGTCACCCTTTAGTTTCCGAATTTAAATAGCCGAAAGGTCTCTTGTTACTGTACCTGTTCATAATTAAACTTATCTTTTAGTCTCTGTGATCTTTGCTCTCATCCGGGAGATAAAGCAGGCCTGAGTGGTTGTAAGGCAGGCATTACAGGGAAAAAGGAGGTCATTATGGCAGGCAAGAACACGGCGGTTTACGGGATATACACCAACAGGGCGGATGCGGAGAATTGTGTGGACGCATTGCGTGATGCAGGGTTCAGAAGCACGGATATTTCAGTTCTCTTACCTGAAAATGTGGGGTCAAAGGATTTTGCCCATGAGAAGCACACCAAGGCTCCGGAGGGTACGGCAGCCGGGGCCGGGACAGGCGCAGCAATAGGTGGCGCTTTAGGGTGGCTTACCGGCATAGGAGCGCTGGCCATCCCCGGCATTGGACCATTCCTCGCGGCCGGGCCGATTGTTGCCCTCCTGGCCGGAGTGGGGGCAGGCGGAGTGGTAGGGGGCATAGCAGGTGCACTGGTCGGAATGGGAATTCCCGAATACGAGGCTAAGCGTTATGAAGGCCGCGTAAAGGAAGGGGGAATACTCATGTCGGTCCATTCCGACAATTCGGAATGGGCAGACCGGGCAAAGGAGATCCTGGAGCGTACCGGTGCCCGTGATGTCTCATCCCACGGGGAAGCCAAGGCGGATTTCGCCAAGAGCGACAAGCCCGAATATCGGGGTGGGTCGCAGGTATAAAAAACAGAGCTTCGTTGTTCCCACAGGGGCAGGGCCGATCATAAGCCTGCCCCTGTTGTTTTTAGAGCAAGAATTTCTTTCGCCGCTACTTCAACTCTTAGAGTTCCCCTGGGGGCAGATACCTTGTGCTTCTAGTGGATTTATGAGCGTACAAATGCCAGCAACTGGCTGTAATCGTGCCGGTCTGCGGCACGGAGTGCATTGATGTACTGTTGCCGACAGTCACCGGCATTGACCAGATTACCGCTACCCCAGGTAAAGTGCGGTTGTCCCAACAGATGCACCAGAAGAATATCGGTCATGAGCCTGGCATGACGTCCGTTGCCGTTGGGGAAGGGGTGAATTGCCGCAAGGCGGTGATGAAAGCGTGCTGCTATCTCATCCGGTGGGTAGGTGCCGTATTCAATCCAGGTGGCGCAGTCGGCGCAGAGATTTTGCAAGTCGGTATCTATCTGCCATGCCGCAACACCAATATTCTTGCCGCTGTTGCGTCTTTCTCCTGCCCAGCGCCAGACATTACCGAACATCCTTTTGTGCATCCGCTTGATGAAGCCAATGGTGAGAATATCTTTCGGCTTGCGGCGAAACGCCCATGCTTCCGCTTCGCTGATGTTTTCCTGTTCCCAGCGGTCAAGCTCAAACCGGCTGGTGATATGAGAAAGCAGCAGACCTTTCGCTTCGTCGGCGTCAAGCGGTGTTGCCCCCTCTGGATAAACAATGTTCATGGCTTACTTTCCCAGAGTTCTTTCGGCATTTCCTGCACTAGTTCATCAACGGCGGCGTCAATCGATGCGCTTTGCTCCTGGTCAGACAGGTTCTGCGCTTCGAGCAGCATGGTGTGCGACACCCTCTGCGTTCTGGCGTCGGCAACCTTGCGAGCCTGCGCTCGAACGGTTTCCTCCAGGGTGGTACGGGGAATCATGGCGTAGACAAACACGCAATCCAGTGCTTCAGCAGCTTGCCGCATGGTTTTAATAGAGACGACGCCTGACAGCTCATCCCGTTCCAGTTTGGGAATGCGCGGCTGGCTGACATTCAGGCGCTTTGCCAGTTGTTTACCCGACATACCGAGTGCTTCACGGATTGCCCGTATCCAGCCTTTAACCGGCGGCGAGTTTTGTTTTAAGGCGGCATAGTAGGACAGCGTATTATCTAGCTGTTGACGCGCGATGAGTTTGTATTTTGGTAGCATATAAATAACCTCTATATTATTCTGATACGTCAGATAATAACATAACAATTATTTTTAACAATATAAATAATAATCTATGGGTTATTTATGTGACGCCCAGTGGGCAGTGAGTTGGATGAATCTTCAGGCTGAGCATGACCTTGAATGTGCTGAGACCGCTGCAACGTCCCCTATCTCTGCCCAAATTTCATTTTTTTCAGGTTAAGGCAAATAGAGTCTAATCCAGGGAAAAGAGCCTCTCTACTGATTCTAAGATTTCAGATTTTAATGGCTGTCAAAGGGGATGCGCCCCCTTCTGGCGGACAGATCCTTTTGCCATGGAGACGGTCTTCTTTTCTGTTCATGAAAGAAAAAGCGGAAATAGCTAAAGCTTCGACAGGGATGTGACGATATTTTAATATGCAGCGCTATATATCGTTTCACTGGACCAATAAAACAATGTCATATTAATTTATAGCTAAAAATAGCCATGGTGGAGTTGGTAATAATTGCTGACTTGAGAATATAAAACATAGTATTATAATGACGTAAACCAGGTTGCCATGTGATTTCAGACTTTTTTTCACAGAAGGAGGTTGTGCTATGGCAGTTTCGCGCAGGAACTTTCTCAAGCTTTCAGGGGCCGGTCTGGCGGCGTCGGCGCTGGGGCTGGATCTGGCCCCGCTGGAGGCGAAGGCGGAGGACCTTCCTATCCGCTTTGCCAAGGAGACCACTTCAATCTGCCCTTACTGCTCGGTGGGGTGCGGCATGATCATGCATACCCTGGGAGGGAACCTGATCAACGTGGAGGGGGACCCGGACCATCCTATAAACGAAGGGGCCCTCTGTCCCAAAGGTTCGGCGGTTTTCCAGCTGCGGGATAACCCGGCCCGGGTGACCAAGCCCATGTACCGTGCGGCAGGCTCCAAGGAATGGCAGACGGTCACCTGGGACTGGGCCATGGACGAGATCGCCAGGCGGGTGAAGAAAAGCCGCGATGCCAGCTTCGTTGCCACCAGCAAGATCAAGGTGAAAGAGAAGGTGGGTGACGCCGAGGTGGAAAACGAGGTGACGGCGACGGTCAACCGGACCATGGGCATGGCCTCGGTGGGTAGCGCCGCCCTGGACAATGAAGAGTGTTACCTGTACCAAAAACTATTAAGGGGGTTGGGCCTGGTGTACATCGAACATCAGGCGCGCATTTGACACAGCGCAACTGTAGCGGCTCTGGCAGAGTCGTTTGGACGCGGTGCAATGACCAACCACTGGATAGATCTGAAGAATTCAAATGTTATTCTCATCATGGGCGCCAATCCCGCTGAAAACCACCCGGTCTCCTTCCGCTGGATATTGAAGGCCAAGGATGCAGGGGCCAAGGTTATCTGCGTCGATCCACGTTTTACCCGCAGTGCGGCCAAGGCCGACATTTATGCTCCCCTCCGTTCCGGAACGGATATCGCCTTCCTGGGGGGCATGATCAATTACATTTTGCAGAACCACCTTTATTTCGCCGAATATGTCAAGCACTACACCAATGCTCCGCTTCTGGTGAATGCAGCCTTCCGGATGCCCGATGAACTGGATGGCCTTTTCTCCGGCTACGACCCCAAAAAGCGCAGTTATGATGCCAAATCCTGGGGATTCCAGAAAGATGGAGCAGGTAATCCCCTTGCCGATCCGACCCTCAGTGATCCCAACTGCGTATTCCAGCTTCTGAAGAAACACTACGCCCGCTATACCCCGGAGATGGTCTCCAGCATTACCGGTACCTCCAAGGAGACCCTGATCGAGGTGTACAAGGCATATGGCTCCACCGGCGCCCCCGACAAGGCGGGAACCTCCCTCTATGCCATGGGCTGGACCCAGCATACGGTGGGGACCCAAAACATCCGGGCCATGTCCATCATTCAGCTGCTTCTGGGCAATATCGGCATTGCCGGGGGCGGGGTAAACGCACTGCGCGGCGAGTCAAATGTCCAGGGCTCAACCGACC
This region of Geotalea daltonii FRC-32 genomic DNA includes:
- a CDS encoding S8 family serine peptidase, producing the protein MTRLLICKIHLAALLLVLMAGRGNAVAATTDLFVNQAIARYLAAGRVAPAVKENLDRDGLAEVLAVLADDDMESQVALLRQGQRPGVDSAELVSEKARLYKVKKRSILAPLPMDGYEQLQEFEHAPVLHLRVNAAGLAVLLENPEVVAVSENRAHRHHLSQSLPLIRAAQAQAMGATGAGTAVAVLDTGVDYTRSAFGGCSAPGVPSSCKVIYAQDIAPSDGQLDGNGHGSNVAGIILGVAPETGIIALDVFRTDGYAYTSDLLSALNWALSNRATYNIAAVNMSLGGGSYSAVCSSDPLASIVNNLRNAGVASAISSGNEAYNGSMASPACVPAAVSVGAVYDSNMGSISWAGCTDATTAADKVTCFTNMADFLTILAPGALINAAGYTYGGTSQAAPHIAGVVAAMKSAHPSLTVNDLVSRLTSTGQSVSTKRLGTTYVKPRVNLEAAMQYPRIVMPAGPQDYGYHPQGSSTIRTLTIGNNGTTDLQLGTLNLSGTDADQFLIQNDSCSGRAVAPIATCTFDLVFQPSRGGDFLVSLSIPSNDPDLPQGMISLSGSSLARYQLTVSPSGNGTVTSQPDGIACGASCSAQFVMGTVVTLTALPAADSILSGWGGACSGSGPCQVNMNGPLTVSAAFTTKPPVALSGAPENYFTSLSDAYAAAPDGSTIQAKAATFTESLLLQRNVAVTLAGGYDSAYGAVVGMTVVNGDLTISAGSVTVQGLTLQ
- the mobA gene encoding molybdenum cofactor guanylyltransferase, giving the protein MNFIDLSNQSTNVTGVILAGGASSRMGSNKALLPYRGGRFIEAIHRQLARHFAEIIVVTNTPQQYSFLPCRTVCDLFPGMGALAGIHAGLFHSTTPAIFAVACDMPYLDDELIRYLTSRYNPAGVVIPESDGGLEPLHAVYGRGCLGGMEKSLAAGKKRVVSFFDGVPVEVVPAGLVACFDGGFNSFRNINTPADYFSLRGEQTVVHSSDNSSAISKRRE
- a CDS encoding mobile mystery protein B — protein: MNIVYPEGATPLDADEAKGLLLSHITSRFELDRWEQENISEAEAWAFRRKPKDILTIGFIKRMHKRMFGNVWRWAGERRNSGKNIGVAAWQIDTDLQNLCADCATWIEYGTYPPDEIAARFHHRLAAIHPFPNGNGRHARLMTDILLVHLLGQPHFTWGSGNLVNAGDCRQQYINALRAADRHDYSQLLAFVRS
- a CDS encoding mobile mystery protein A, with protein sequence MLPKYKLIARQQLDNTLSYYAALKQNSPPVKGWIRAIREALGMSGKQLAKRLNVSQPRIPKLERDELSGVVSIKTMRQAAEALDCVFVYAMIPRTTLEETVRAQARKVADARTQRVSHTMLLEAQNLSDQEQSASIDAAVDELVQEMPKELWESKP
- a CDS encoding quinol:electron acceptor oxidoreductase subunit ActD; this encodes MAGKNTAVYGIYTNRADAENCVDALRDAGFRSTDISVLLPENVGSKDFAHEKHTKAPEGTAAGAGTGAAIGGALGWLTGIGALAIPGIGPFLAAGPIVALLAGVGAGGVVGGIAGALVGMGIPEYEAKRYEGRVKEGGILMSVHSDNSEWADRAKEILERTGARDVSSHGEAKADFAKSDKPEYRGGSQV
- a CDS encoding twin-arginine translocase TatA/TatE family subunit; the protein is MFGFGMPEVIVIGIIALVVVGPSKLPQLGQALGSSIRNFKKASQGEDMAKIEKE